In Desulfobaculum bizertense DSM 18034, a genomic segment contains:
- a CDS encoding sensor histidine kinase has protein sequence MKPDMYKDVRKMLLVVMILVPAIPFLASLAIGYSSYRASMERSAFHVAERIAEDHAILISSFLDERRIDLESILSTVPVTSLLEQDQLDRVFQSLQRTSKTFIDIGLIDENGVQKSYAGPFDLVGKQYSHQPWFSKTLQSGSYVSDVYLGYRHRPHFTVAVAAGEGKGRWVLRATVDQGLFGDLVQGVSIGETGEAFIVNDAAVLQTTKRSGGTILSVEESSQCLLDQEGVSTGLHGEYICAVAPIKGTLWLLVVRQKTSEAFAEFDWAARTIALVSLAGGIFIVSLAILVSSRVVAILRSKEAERREMENHLLRAARLAELGEMSAGFAHEINNPLQVMKSEIALMEMNAAALKEDQPLEEADKKELQSSLEQVNFQIDRCAAITRSILKFGRYPGPENTAVDLHVYLPEATLMMQRKAKVSGVDFSLIIPAEIPRVMADPGQLQQVLVNVLNNALQAIEERHGFEGGVLRVSVSRTPPDLVQIEVEDNGSGMSRDVLAKIFNPFFTTKAPGKGTGLGLSVCHAIMDGMGGGITAQSREGKGAVFTMTLPEYSH, from the coding sequence ATGAAGCCTGACATGTATAAAGATGTGCGAAAAATGCTCCTTGTGGTGATGATACTGGTCCCGGCAATACCGTTTCTGGCTTCCCTCGCAATTGGCTATTCATCCTATAGAGCCTCAATGGAGCGCTCGGCGTTCCACGTTGCAGAGAGAATAGCAGAAGACCATGCTATTTTGATTTCATCTTTTTTGGACGAGCGAAGGATTGATCTTGAATCCATTCTAAGCACGGTTCCGGTGACGTCACTCCTTGAGCAGGACCAGCTCGACCGGGTTTTTCAGTCCCTGCAAAGAACGTCTAAAACCTTTATTGATATTGGCCTGATTGATGAAAACGGCGTGCAAAAGAGCTACGCAGGTCCCTTTGATCTTGTGGGCAAGCAGTATTCACATCAGCCGTGGTTTTCGAAAACTCTTCAGTCCGGGAGTTACGTGAGTGACGTCTACCTTGGCTATCGTCATCGTCCGCATTTTACTGTGGCAGTGGCAGCTGGCGAGGGGAAAGGGCGCTGGGTCCTTCGTGCGACGGTCGATCAGGGGCTTTTTGGTGACCTTGTTCAGGGGGTGAGCATTGGAGAGACGGGTGAGGCCTTTATTGTCAATGACGCCGCCGTTCTCCAGACGACAAAGCGCTCGGGAGGAACGATTCTCTCCGTGGAAGAAAGCTCTCAGTGTCTGCTGGATCAGGAGGGGGTGAGTACGGGGCTTCATGGGGAATATATTTGTGCTGTTGCGCCAATCAAGGGCACGTTGTGGCTTTTGGTGGTGCGGCAGAAAACGTCGGAAGCCTTTGCCGAATTTGACTGGGCCGCACGAACGATTGCCTTGGTGTCTTTGGCTGGTGGTATTTTTATTGTCAGTCTGGCAATTCTTGTGAGTAGCCGTGTTGTGGCAATTCTTCGCTCAAAAGAGGCAGAGCGAAGGGAAATGGAAAATCATTTGCTGCGGGCTGCCCGCCTTGCAGAGCTTGGAGAAATGTCGGCTGGTTTTGCGCATGAGATTAATAATCCTTTGCAGGTTATGAAAAGTGAAATTGCGCTGATGGAAATGAATGCAGCGGCTTTGAAGGAAGACCAGCCGCTTGAAGAGGCTGATAAGAAGGAGCTGCAAAGCAGTCTGGAGCAGGTGAATTTTCAGATAGATCGCTGTGCGGCAATTACTCGGTCAATTCTGAAATTTGGCAGGTATCCCGGGCCTGAGAATACAGCGGTGGACCTGCATGTGTATCTGCCAGAGGCGACGCTCATGATGCAGCGCAAAGCAAAGGTTTCGGGCGTCGATTTTTCTTTGATTATTCCAGCAGAGATTCCGCGCGTCATGGCTGACCCTGGGCAACTCCAGCAGGTTTTGGTGAATGTGCTCAATAATGCACTTCAGGCCATTGAGGAACGGCACGGTTTTGAGGGGGGAGTGCTGAGGGTGAGCGTGTCGAGGACGCCTCCAGATCTTGTGCAGATTGAAGTCGAAGACAATGGCTCAGGCATGAGCCGCGATGTGTTGGCAAAAATATTTAATCCATTTTTTACAACCAAGGCACCGGGCAAGGGGACGGGCCTTGGGCTTTCAGTGTGTCACGCTATTATGGATGGTATGGGCGGTGGCATCACTGCTCAAAGTAGAGAAGGAAAGGGGGCTGTGTTTACAATGACGCTTCCTGAATATTCACATTAA
- a CDS encoding SLC13 family permease — MSQAKNEKKATGYDKYVNWKLLIIPIILFTLILVLPTPDGMKRVGTQYQVGPKVVVNYVCEQLFDKPSANAEQWEILTARMMERNMRMGALTKDRFMKRNEKWCKKYNIPVDSENFERATSYIGENVSPERYNDVMKSSFDLRMHKLDFNQLEGQDKKAAETGTWHIKVAIAMVVFVVFCFMTECMPLPGVAFCIGLILVFSGVVTRQQVAMLYWSDACWFIMGSLMFATAFVKTGVDKRMCLMMFKKLAVPNVRWITLIFFLIISPLAAFISDHALAAMFLPIGMLLYQNSLTEEIPEDKELAKMLMIAIAMACNIGGPGAPSGGARNVIMMTYLTDMFGFDIGYFQWVTYCIPFVIIMIPLTWLAVNTLFKPRIKSLAPAMRHLEAEIGKMGKWNRSQIWAVIIFVVMVWGWFTEKLFFNMGIYPVRLGIGVIAVAGAVAYLLAGVVNWRDYHQNVDWGVVWLYAGAIIFGRTLDTTGAAYWLADSVVQMLAPFGMDHGLPLMLTSNGLTAVLTNLMADGPAAAAVGPITLNMAGIVHPGTTFLPFMAMSTAIASSFAYCLIIGTPPNAIVYASGYLEPKDYLRIGIPMWFVANIVVILVTAGYWTWRGFSGLPGF; from the coding sequence ATGTCTCAAGCAAAAAATGAAAAGAAAGCGACAGGTTACGACAAGTACGTAAACTGGAAGCTCTTAATCATACCGATCATTCTTTTTACACTCATTCTTGTGCTCCCAACTCCAGACGGAATGAAGCGAGTGGGGACGCAGTATCAGGTCGGTCCAAAGGTTGTTGTGAATTACGTGTGCGAACAGCTTTTTGACAAGCCCAGCGCAAATGCTGAGCAGTGGGAAATCCTGACTGCCCGTATGATGGAGCGCAACATGCGCATGGGCGCCCTGACAAAAGACCGCTTCATGAAGCGTAATGAGAAGTGGTGTAAAAAGTACAACATTCCGGTTGATTCGGAAAACTTTGAACGGGCAACGTCGTATATTGGGGAAAACGTCAGCCCTGAGCGATACAACGACGTCATGAAGAGCAGTTTTGATCTGCGTATGCACAAGCTGGATTTTAACCAGCTCGAAGGGCAGGACAAAAAGGCTGCAGAAACAGGGACCTGGCATATCAAGGTTGCCATCGCAATGGTCGTTTTTGTCGTATTCTGCTTTATGACAGAGTGCATGCCCTTGCCGGGCGTGGCTTTTTGTATCGGTCTGATTCTTGTCTTTAGTGGCGTTGTCACCCGGCAGCAGGTTGCCATGCTGTACTGGTCGGACGCATGCTGGTTTATTATGGGTTCTCTCATGTTTGCGACGGCGTTCGTCAAGACAGGCGTGGACAAGCGCATGTGTCTGATGATGTTCAAAAAGCTTGCAGTTCCAAATGTCAGATGGATTACCCTGATTTTCTTCCTGATTATTAGTCCACTGGCAGCATTCATTTCTGACCACGCTCTCGCGGCTATGTTCCTGCCTATTGGTATGCTGCTGTATCAGAACAGCCTGACCGAGGAGATTCCTGAGGACAAGGAACTTGCCAAGATGCTGATGATCGCCATTGCCATGGCGTGCAACATCGGTGGCCCAGGCGCTCCGTCCGGTGGTGCCCGAAACGTTATTATGATGACCTACCTGACCGATATGTTTGGCTTTGATATCGGTTATTTCCAGTGGGTCACCTATTGTATTCCCTTTGTCATCATTATGATTCCGTTGACATGGCTTGCGGTAAACACCCTGTTTAAGCCTCGGATCAAGTCACTTGCTCCTGCCATGCGCCATCTGGAAGCCGAAATAGGCAAGATGGGCAAGTGGAACAGGAGTCAGATCTGGGCCGTTATCATCTTTGTCGTGATGGTCTGGGGCTGGTTTACTGAGAAGCTGTTCTTCAACATGGGCATTTACCCTGTTCGTCTTGGCATCGGTGTTATCGCCGTTGCCGGTGCTGTGGCATACCTTCTCGCCGGTGTCGTGAACTGGCGTGACTACCACCAGAACGTGGACTGGGGTGTTGTCTGGCTGTACGCCGGTGCAATTATCTTTGGTCGAACTCTGGATACGACAGGTGCTGCGTACTGGCTGGCAGACTCTGTGGTGCAGATGCTGGCTCCGTTTGGCATGGACCACGGACTCCCGCTGATGCTGACTTCGAATGGATTGACCGCTGTGCTGACAAACCTGATGGCGGACGGTCCTGCTGCTGCCGCAGTTGGTCCGATTACGCTGAACATGGCGGGTATCGTTCACCCTGGTACGACATTCTTGCCCTTCATGGCTATGTCGACAGCTATTGCATCATCCTTTGCGTACTGCCTTATCATCGGTACTCCGCCGAACGCGATTGTCTATGCTTCCGGGTATCTGGAACCAAAGGACTACCTGCGTATTGGCATCCCGATGTGGTTCGTTGCAAACATCGTCGTTATTCTCGTGACCGCTGGCTACTGGACCTGGAGAGGGTTTAGCGGCTTGCCGGGATTCTAG
- a CDS encoding CBS domain-containing protein: MSKIRILMVDDEERFRTVTATILGRKGFETLVAENGEQALEKLKESPDVVVLDVRMGTMDGHKTLREIKKTHPHLPVIMLTGHGAMPSAEQALEEGAFDYLAKPCDIDLLAAKIQSAVRSGSPRSKEEKSVREVMVPVENYTSIPVDCTVRDAIEALERERNEFVATDRLMAIGHSSVLVSGKSGELVGIISPRNLIQAIRPAYLTAPKPSMAETLQYSTMFWKGLFNSRAREIMSLSVSEIMSERPPHVDVSANLMEVAERMTCDRCRRVAVMEEGKLIGIIREQDLFYEIAAIISNS, translated from the coding sequence ATGTCGAAAATTCGGATTCTGATGGTCGACGACGAAGAACGGTTCCGTACCGTGACGGCCACAATACTTGGACGAAAAGGGTTCGAGACTCTTGTCGCAGAAAATGGAGAGCAGGCTCTCGAGAAATTGAAGGAATCGCCAGATGTCGTTGTGCTGGACGTCCGCATGGGAACAATGGACGGGCACAAGACCTTGCGCGAAATCAAAAAAACGCATCCACATTTACCAGTGATTATGCTGACTGGCCACGGCGCAATGCCGAGCGCAGAGCAGGCACTGGAAGAGGGGGCGTTCGATTACCTCGCTAAGCCCTGTGACATTGACCTGCTGGCCGCAAAAATCCAGAGCGCTGTGCGCAGTGGATCTCCCCGTTCAAAAGAAGAGAAAAGCGTTCGCGAAGTCATGGTGCCAGTCGAAAATTACACCTCAATTCCTGTGGACTGCACGGTCCGCGATGCCATTGAAGCTTTGGAGCGTGAGCGAAACGAGTTTGTGGCAACAGATCGTTTGATGGCGATTGGTCACAGCTCTGTGCTGGTCTCAGGAAAAAGTGGGGAGCTGGTTGGGATTATCTCGCCGCGCAATCTGATTCAGGCAATTCGACCTGCCTATCTCACGGCTCCCAAACCCTCTATGGCGGAGACTCTCCAGTATTCCACCATGTTTTGGAAAGGGCTTTTCAACTCGCGTGCTCGCGAAATCATGAGCCTTAGTGTTTCAGAAATTATGTCTGAAAGACCGCCTCATGTGGACGTGAGCGCAAACCTGATGGAAGTCGCAGAGCGGATGACCTGCGATCGCTGTCGGCGTGTTGCTGTCATGGAAGAAGGAAAACTCATTGGAATTATTCGGGAACAGGATCTGTTTTACGAAATCGCCGCGATTATTTCCAACAGCTAG
- a CDS encoding sigma-54-dependent transcriptional regulator codes for MKNHTKRKKQRRYFPISFGLRGRLMAALIPCVILMLIVLGMTSYGVAERYITEGIERFIRLQNLAVAHEVEGFLEQSRQDLLYAAQHKLDEESMRQFMTNIAEAGGVHYLEFSYTDPGDEQHIFLYRSNGEIRRVLGKDYSRLSPHPLLLFEETPKLAPGEVWISPVQEVRYPVHHPDSANLLVRRHVIRLVTPYTLPGKSRPGLLSLCLSSSDIRDILTLYNSKDSPIWAFPRSSELRFDYFVDLDGWMLFQSGDQKDTSRKLETYLARSGYAGTLGRPGLENAFRPDRQNSLYWNMVQEIRKGRSDLRTVHDEARSSGVKNYYFAYAPIRFQSTSGTRNVYAGLVRVDRSELLLLAGYQYLDVMLVVTILSICVVGPLIYWISRRLTAPIRELSEQLDALKGAELKEIEISYGGRDIENLKLAANNMIQRIAQQVELIRQKDATIESVNLREPADLAEEKMLLEQTQLSIIPSIIGIGPQISELKSAILKAAQVDVDVLISGQTGTGKQLVAEAIHQQSARKGNPFICINCGALDENLLLDALFGHVKGAFTEAHSDRKGAFQEANRGTLFLDEIQSASPKVQQSLLRALSVRRIKPLGSDEEISVDVRIVAATNVDLVDMIQENSFREDLYYRLKVVSLHTPPLSEHTENIPLLALHYLEQAEALTARTGLRLSKGALIRLNEYEWPGNIRELVNAITRAAVMAETDIIQAEEIRLGAETLEPVHIADIQVDVPTPRLPASSECESATAKQPRVSPLEQFNERQQKAWPCMLEHLEFSRSEYQEFVGGELSPRTANYDLNELVSLGILSKQGKGPATRYVVAKQD; via the coding sequence ATGAAGAATCACACAAAACGTAAAAAACAACGACGATATTTTCCCATTTCTTTTGGTTTGCGTGGTCGGCTCATGGCCGCACTTATTCCCTGCGTCATCCTCATGCTTATAGTGCTCGGCATGACGAGTTACGGCGTTGCGGAACGGTACATTACCGAAGGAATTGAACGATTTATTCGTCTACAGAATCTTGCCGTTGCTCACGAAGTGGAAGGCTTCCTTGAGCAGAGTCGACAGGATCTGCTGTATGCCGCGCAGCATAAGCTTGATGAAGAATCCATGCGGCAGTTCATGACGAACATTGCTGAGGCTGGCGGTGTTCACTACCTCGAATTTTCTTACACAGACCCCGGCGACGAGCAGCATATTTTTCTGTATCGGAGTAACGGGGAAATTCGTCGCGTCCTCGGCAAAGACTATTCGCGTCTTTCCCCGCACCCTCTTCTTCTTTTCGAAGAGACCCCAAAGCTGGCCCCCGGAGAAGTCTGGATTTCTCCCGTTCAGGAAGTTCGCTATCCTGTTCATCATCCTGATTCTGCGAACCTTCTTGTACGCCGTCACGTCATTCGGCTCGTCACGCCATACACTCTTCCCGGAAAATCCCGTCCCGGTTTACTGAGTCTCTGTCTTTCCAGTTCAGACATTCGAGACATTCTGACCCTTTACAACAGCAAGGACTCACCAATCTGGGCATTCCCACGCAGCAGCGAACTCCGCTTTGACTACTTTGTCGACCTCGATGGCTGGATGCTTTTCCAGTCCGGCGATCAGAAAGACACGTCTCGCAAGCTCGAGACATATCTTGCGCGCTCTGGTTATGCCGGAACTCTGGGGCGCCCCGGTCTTGAAAATGCGTTTCGCCCAGACAGGCAAAACTCGCTCTATTGGAACATGGTTCAGGAAATTCGAAAAGGCAGGTCAGATCTTCGTACTGTTCACGACGAAGCCCGATCATCTGGCGTTAAAAATTATTATTTCGCCTACGCACCAATTCGTTTCCAGAGCACTTCGGGCACCCGCAACGTCTATGCAGGTCTTGTTCGGGTTGACCGCAGTGAGCTTCTCCTCCTTGCAGGCTATCAATATCTCGACGTCATGCTTGTCGTAACGATTCTCTCAATTTGCGTTGTTGGCCCGCTCATTTACTGGATCAGTCGCAGGCTGACGGCCCCCATCCGGGAGCTTTCTGAACAGCTGGACGCGCTCAAGGGCGCCGAGCTTAAAGAGATTGAAATCTCCTACGGTGGTCGCGACATTGAGAATCTCAAACTTGCCGCCAACAACATGATTCAGCGTATCGCGCAACAGGTGGAGCTTATTCGCCAGAAAGACGCAACCATTGAAAGTGTCAACTTGCGCGAACCCGCGGATCTCGCCGAAGAAAAAATGCTCCTTGAGCAAACACAACTCAGCATCATTCCGAGCATCATTGGCATTGGCCCCCAGATTTCAGAACTCAAAAGTGCAATTCTCAAAGCCGCACAGGTGGATGTTGATGTTTTAATCTCTGGTCAAACAGGAACAGGCAAACAGCTTGTTGCCGAGGCCATCCATCAGCAGAGTGCCCGCAAGGGGAACCCTTTTATCTGCATCAACTGTGGCGCGCTTGATGAAAACCTCTTGCTCGACGCTCTCTTTGGGCACGTCAAAGGAGCCTTCACTGAGGCGCACTCTGATCGCAAGGGAGCATTTCAGGAAGCAAATCGCGGCACCCTCTTTCTTGACGAGATTCAGTCAGCATCCCCAAAGGTGCAGCAATCATTATTACGCGCGCTCTCCGTTCGTCGCATCAAACCGCTAGGCAGCGACGAAGAAATTTCTGTTGATGTTCGTATAGTTGCCGCCACAAACGTTGATCTCGTCGATATGATTCAGGAAAACAGTTTTCGTGAGGATCTCTATTATCGACTCAAGGTCGTGTCCTTGCACACTCCGCCACTCAGCGAGCACACCGAGAACATTCCGCTTTTGGCCCTGCATTATTTGGAACAGGCCGAGGCGCTCACGGCCCGCACCGGTTTGAGGCTCAGCAAAGGCGCGCTCATCCGGCTCAACGAATACGAGTGGCCAGGGAACATTCGCGAGCTTGTCAACGCCATCACCCGCGCGGCGGTCATGGCCGAAACAGATATTATTCAGGCAGAAGAAATTCGCCTTGGCGCGGAGACCTTAGAGCCGGTTCATATTGCCGACATTCAGGTCGATGTCCCCACTCCACGACTCCCCGCATCCTCTGAATGTGAGTCCGCCACCGCGAAGCAACCCCGTGTGTCTCCTTTAGAACAATTCAATGAGCGGCAACAGAAAGCGTGGCCCTGCATGTTGGAGCATCTTGAATTTTCGCGGAGTGAGTATCAGGAATTTGTCGGCGGCGAGCTTTCTCCACGAACTGCAAACTACGACCTCAACGAACTGGTTTCGCTTGGTATTTTGAGCAAGCAGGGGAAAGGCCCCGCGACGCGCTATGTTGTCGCAAAGCAGGACTAG
- a CDS encoding PEP/pyruvate-binding domain-containing protein has protein sequence MSILDSVKKMMHRRRELLAQQGQGDMARFLGRCERFRQLLAANHVALESMSDMGDALAGLRLIDMNYVRSQSVTTVAAVGRMVGALCAMHPGKYDALRPQLRQIARALDPILHLQEGGEPQGPVVLPMQDVAGRTDLAGSKTARLAELGEKLDVETPKGIVFSADAFRLFMGGGLREEIERLCMMSEGTGLDSLYSLSARISDAIVSAPIPQQIIDEALTLLTEFSPRVHFAVRSSAQDEDMQGMSFAGQYRSVLNVSPLEIFDAYRDVVASAYSVTAMSYRRNRGLRDDCAVMCVGCMEMVESVAGGVMYTADPLGIDHDCVHIHAVPGLPVSIVDGACDPDVWLVDRDSLVILKESIATKRWIHRCNDDGGTVRAHLSGEEATGASLNRKQVVHLAKLGRAVESYFGTPQDIEWALDAGGNVVILQSRPLEIQDFCRIDARAPQEDILFEGGSTASSGVGAGRVHYVFCDADLLALPDGAVMVVDQANPSWASALDRVSAVLAGHGSIAGHLANVAREFNVPAIFGMEKLVERLQDLPEVLRDGITVDADACALYHGIHKDLLEKSSAKEPLFFMENSPVMECLRQAMEYIIPLNLKDAKAPDFCPESCRTLHDITRFCHEKAVREMFGRSSSSIPARAARRLVTDVPTQYWVLDLGGGLAPCTGDVGPDDVRSLPMRALWQGMNCKAWEGPPPADARGFFSVVMEAAANPALEAGAMNSMGERNYFLVGDGYCNLQSRFGFHFSTVEGHAGPFAEENYAYLQFKGGGADPERRKLRAATIRNILARKGFMANARDDAVFASLENVSAHRVLRAMIVLGHLIVHTRQLDMAMGDIQAAKEYEVELMDDISEVLLRSEPMIVSLLGPSARMASTGMEQ, from the coding sequence ATGAGCATTCTTGATTCGGTAAAAAAAATGATGCACCGCCGCCGCGAGCTGCTTGCTCAGCAGGGGCAGGGAGACATGGCGCGATTTTTGGGGCGTTGCGAACGGTTTCGCCAGCTTTTGGCGGCAAATCATGTGGCATTGGAATCAATGTCGGACATGGGTGACGCCCTTGCTGGTTTGCGGCTGATTGATATGAATTACGTTCGTTCGCAAAGTGTGACGACCGTTGCCGCTGTCGGTCGCATGGTCGGGGCACTGTGTGCCATGCACCCCGGAAAGTATGATGCTCTTCGTCCTCAGCTTCGGCAGATTGCTCGTGCACTCGACCCCATTTTGCATTTGCAGGAGGGGGGGGAGCCACAGGGACCCGTCGTTTTGCCTATGCAGGATGTGGCAGGGCGAACTGATCTTGCAGGCTCAAAGACTGCCCGTCTTGCTGAGCTTGGAGAAAAGCTCGACGTTGAGACGCCCAAGGGTATTGTTTTTTCCGCCGATGCGTTTCGGCTGTTTATGGGTGGTGGGTTGCGGGAGGAAATAGAGCGGTTGTGCATGATGTCAGAAGGCACGGGGCTTGATTCTCTGTATTCCCTTTCTGCCCGTATTTCTGACGCGATTGTAAGTGCTCCGATTCCTCAGCAGATTATTGATGAAGCGCTGACGCTTCTCACAGAGTTTTCACCGCGTGTGCATTTTGCTGTTCGCAGCAGTGCGCAGGATGAGGACATGCAGGGCATGTCCTTTGCCGGGCAGTATCGCTCGGTGCTGAATGTCTCTCCTCTGGAAATTTTTGATGCGTACAGGGATGTTGTGGCCAGTGCCTATTCCGTGACCGCGATGTCATATCGCCGAAATCGTGGGCTTCGCGATGACTGTGCGGTTATGTGTGTTGGCTGTATGGAGATGGTCGAGTCCGTGGCTGGTGGAGTGATGTACACCGCTGATCCTCTCGGCATCGATCATGACTGTGTTCACATTCATGCGGTGCCGGGACTTCCTGTTTCCATTGTTGATGGTGCGTGTGACCCGGATGTCTGGCTTGTGGATCGGGATTCACTCGTCATTTTGAAAGAGAGCATTGCCACAAAGCGGTGGATACACCGCTGCAATGATGATGGCGGAACCGTGCGTGCGCACCTTTCTGGTGAGGAGGCAACTGGGGCATCGCTCAACAGGAAGCAGGTTGTGCATCTCGCCAAGCTTGGCCGGGCAGTTGAATCATATTTTGGTACTCCTCAGGACATTGAGTGGGCGCTTGATGCTGGCGGGAATGTTGTCATTCTCCAGAGTCGTCCGCTGGAAATTCAGGATTTCTGCCGGATTGATGCACGTGCTCCGCAAGAGGATATTCTTTTTGAAGGAGGGAGCACTGCCAGCTCAGGAGTTGGAGCGGGGCGGGTTCATTATGTTTTTTGTGATGCGGATTTGCTCGCCTTGCCGGACGGTGCCGTTATGGTTGTCGATCAGGCGAATCCTTCCTGGGCATCTGCGCTTGATCGCGTTTCGGCTGTTCTTGCTGGGCACGGGAGTATTGCCGGGCATCTCGCCAATGTCGCGCGTGAGTTTAACGTTCCCGCGATTTTTGGCATGGAGAAGCTCGTTGAACGGCTTCAGGATTTGCCGGAAGTGTTGCGGGACGGAATTACCGTGGATGCTGATGCCTGTGCCCTATATCATGGAATTCACAAGGATCTTTTGGAGAAGAGCAGCGCAAAAGAACCGCTTTTTTTCATGGAAAACAGTCCGGTGATGGAGTGTCTTCGTCAGGCTATGGAGTACATAATTCCGCTTAATCTCAAGGACGCCAAGGCTCCTGATTTTTGTCCTGAATCGTGCCGGACGCTCCATGACATTACTCGTTTTTGTCATGAGAAGGCCGTGCGGGAAATGTTTGGGCGTTCTAGCAGCAGTATTCCTGCGCGTGCGGCGCGGCGGCTCGTGACGGATGTGCCAACACAGTACTGGGTTCTTGATCTTGGGGGTGGGCTTGCTCCGTGTACAGGAGACGTTGGGCCTGATGATGTGCGTTCTCTCCCCATGCGTGCGTTATGGCAGGGAATGAACTGCAAGGCATGGGAGGGGCCTCCGCCCGCGGATGCTCGTGGATTTTTTTCTGTGGTGATGGAAGCCGCTGCCAACCCCGCACTTGAAGCAGGGGCCATGAATTCAATGGGTGAGCGGAATTATTTTCTTGTTGGTGATGGCTACTGTAATTTGCAGTCCCGTTTTGGCTTTCATTTTAGCACCGTCGAAGGGCATGCAGGTCCGTTTGCAGAAGAGAATTATGCCTATCTGCAATTCAAGGGCGGCGGTGCGGACCCAGAACGGCGCAAGCTTCGTGCTGCTACAATTCGGAATATTTTGGCCCGGAAGGGATTCATGGCAAACGCCCGTGATGACGCTGTTTTCGCGAGTCTTGAGAATGTCTCTGCGCATCGCGTGTTGCGCGCCATGATTGTTTTGGGACACCTCATTGTGCACACTCGGCAGCTTGATATGGCAATGGGAGATATTCAGGCAGCAAAAGAATATGAGGTGGAGTTGATGGATGATATTTCTGAGGTTTTGCTTCGATCAGAACCAATGATCGTTTCCCTTTTAGGGCCATCAGCACGCATGGCCTCTACGGGCATGGAGCAGTAG
- a CDS encoding response regulator — MQKTRLLLVDDEQVFLANTAQRFARRNVDVETASNGAQALELLNSMAFDVAVLDISMPGMGGLKLLEKLRGIAPQTEVILLSGYASTETALRGLALGASEYMLKPVPFDELYFKVVEAARTAETLGASGEDNEHS, encoded by the coding sequence ATGCAGAAGACCCGGCTTTTACTCGTTGATGACGAACAGGTTTTTTTGGCAAACACGGCGCAGCGCTTTGCCCGTCGCAATGTTGATGTTGAAACTGCATCGAACGGGGCACAGGCCCTCGAACTTTTGAACAGCATGGCGTTTGATGTTGCTGTTCTCGATATCTCTATGCCGGGAATGGGCGGTCTGAAACTTTTGGAAAAGCTGCGGGGGATCGCTCCCCAAACCGAGGTGATTTTGCTTTCGGGCTATGCCAGCACAGAAACCGCCTTGCGAGGGCTGGCCCTTGGTGCCAGTGAATACATGCTCAAGCCCGTTCCGTTTGATGAACTGTATTTCAAGGTTGTGGAAGCGGCCCGGACCGCTGAAACTCTGGGTGCCTCGGGAGAAGACAATGAGCATTCTTGA
- a CDS encoding response regulator: MKTGMMTILLVDDEKRLLENTQKLFEKMNIRVLLAQNSNEALSIITRDPIDVIFLDIKMPGNDGMKTLQHIKRIRPLTEVIIITGHASMEDAVEGLKLGAMDFLVKPLSMKDLLKKAEEAFEKVRRHSELLESVKKSENL, from the coding sequence ATGAAGACTGGAATGATGACCATCCTCTTGGTGGATGATGAAAAAAGACTTCTGGAAAACACGCAGAAGCTTTTTGAAAAGATGAACATTCGGGTCCTTCTTGCTCAGAACAGCAACGAAGCGCTTTCCATCATCACGCGTGACCCAATTGATGTTATCTTTTTGGATATTAAAATGCCCGGAAATGATGGAATGAAAACGCTTCAGCACATCAAGCGAATTCGTCCGCTGACCGAGGTCATCATCATAACAGGTCACGCAAGCATGGAAGACGCTGTCGAGGGACTCAAGCTTGGCGCAATGGATTTTTTGGTCAAGCCCCTGAGTATGAAAGATCTTTTGAAGAAAGCAGAGGAAGCTTTTGAAAAGGTTCGAAGGCACAGCGAGCTTCTTGAGTCGGTGAAGAAGTCTGAAAATTTGTAA
- a CDS encoding YIP1 family protein yields the protein MSTAEAVQSSAKGLSVRDYIDALVNIIRSPAGFYAETRQEEGYRKPATFLCISAVFFATVSMSYFYDNSATMGFIYLANALFMPILAAVFTFILVGMTPGTRATFPQIFSVYAYASGAVMVVSWIPALGTVFELLRAALVTVGLVKACGMGWIRSLCCVALTAVLLLCFFWSLAPVLIDIKTMLSSL from the coding sequence ATGTCGACAGCAGAAGCGGTTCAAAGTTCGGCAAAAGGTTTGAGCGTTAGGGACTACATTGATGCTCTAGTGAATATTATTCGCTCGCCAGCGGGGTTTTATGCCGAAACGCGGCAGGAAGAAGGCTATCGCAAGCCCGCTACCTTTTTGTGTATTTCCGCAGTCTTTTTTGCCACTGTGAGCATGAGTTACTTTTACGACAACTCGGCAACAATGGGCTTTATTTATCTCGCTAACGCACTGTTTATGCCCATTCTTGCCGCTGTTTTTACCTTTATTCTTGTCGGGATGACTCCGGGAACGCGGGCAACTTTTCCTCAGATTTTTTCTGTCTATGCCTATGCGTCTGGCGCGGTCATGGTTGTGTCGTGGATTCCTGCACTGGGGACCGTTTTTGAACTCCTCCGTGCCGCGCTGGTCACCGTTGGTCTCGTGAAGGCCTGTGGCATGGGCTGGATTCGCTCATTGTGTTGTGTGGCTTTGACTGCGGTTCTTTTACTGTGTTTTTTCTGGTCGCTCGCTCCGGTGTTAATCGACATAAAGACTATGCTTTCCTCGTTGTAG